The genomic segment AACCAATAATTGGTATTTTACATCTAGGCGCGGTTCAATTCCACCAAGGATAGAATATCAATAAGGAGGTCTCATCTTGCCAATTGCTGCTTGGAAGCACCATAAGAACCTATCCTCAATCATCTTCTGGGGATAATGGTTTTATCTGTCCTCAATCATCTTGTGGGGATAATGGTTTTATCTATCCTCAATCGAATCTAGGTATCGGTTATATTCCCTGGCAAGAAACAGCTGAAGACTTGAGCATCATTGGACAAGAAGGCACAGGTTGTGGCTTTCTTTCTGAGCTAGCAGGAAGAAACCACTGTGTCAGTTCCCGAGCGACCGACGCGAAGTCACCGTAGATGCCTTTCACGGATGGAGCTTATGTAAATACCATAGCTATCAATTCAAAACTACTCAGTAATCTAACAAGAAAAGTTTCTGATCTGGCGAGCCACGGCTCACCTATCAGAACAAGCTGTTCTAGATGTAAGACGACTCACAACTTGAGATTATTTGCATCAGGCCTGACAGACATTTCACCATTCTTCGTTACAGATATGCTGTTGTGTTAAAATAAGCTAATAACCTTCAGAAACCACATAACTTTTCAAAATTGACGAAATCAATCAAAGAAAGACATTTCCAGGGTTATTCTTGTTGCCCGTGTTTTCATTAATGAAGTTTCAATCCAGATGCTCCGTCAATTGCCAATATAAACAAGCTAAGAATACAAGAACACTTGCAGCAGTAAACCGAGATGGTAAGACCCTACCCTGGAACTGTCTGGAACAACGAGGGCCATGCTTCACTAAGATTATGAAAGTATACAGAGCACTATTACCACACATCGATAGAGACAAACCAATTCTCCAGATAACTTCAACACACGAGGACGCATGTTAGACATGCCTGCCGCAGTTCAATTTATTCTACACAAACACCATACATGGGCAGAAAAGAGATGGATTTTATTTAGGACATAAAAGTGACATCTCTCTTTCAGGCATCTCATCACTGGTTTCCGTACTTTGGTCCATCTTTGCCTTTCGAAATGTCATCCCATCCTCTTACCCATGGCTGACCTGGCGTTGATCGGGTCTCTGGAGAAGCATGCTTGGCCAGGTTTTCTGTGATTTTCGACTTGATGGCAGCAAACACCTATTTGGACATGAGTTGTTCAGTAAAGAAGcagtttctttttaaaaaaaatacataaggGCCAGAAGAATGGTTGTGGTATGTCATACATGATTAGTGTTCAGATCTTCGGGTGGTTGCTCCTGACCAGTAAGCCATTTCCACAAATCTGGGTTCTCCTGAAGAGTCAAACAATTGTGATCTTAGAACCAATATGCAAATTTGAAACATTGCTCAAGAAAAAAGGAATGATGAGAACAGGATACATAAAAGACAAAAGTAGGTTTGGTTGTGTATCTCAGCGTACAAAGTGGAATTTGTCTTCTTATCTGTAGTCTACAAACTTATGAATGGGACTTTATGGATAGATGTTACTTAGCATGCATCTCCTACAGTAAAATGTTTCTGTTTGTGATTGATGACCAGATGTCATAGTGAGCATGTTAGTGCTGGTCCATGAAAGATTAGGTCTCTGACAGCTGAATACATGAGGGAAAAAGTAAGAACTTATACTATCAAACAAAATCAGTAGCTCAATTTATACAGTTTCATGGTGTGAGATTTAGCAAATAAGTTCTCCAGATTTATAACTGTTAGCATATGGTCAGGCCACACTAGCACAGTGGGGATTAACGCACTGGACTGTATGAAAGAAGCTCAGCAAGATGAATTGGGTGCATGAATTTTTCATGAACTTGCGGGTTACAACGGACTACTAGCAAAGAACTAGTAAGGATCAACTAGTAACAAGCATACCCTACATGTGGGTCCTGAAAGCTTCTATCTAGACAGGACATACATTTTGTATCATCTGGGAAAGGTAAAAGAATGATGTCATCTGGAAGTATATCATAAATGCTTTAAACTGCAGTCATCCAGCAGATTCATCACAGGAATAAGATTGGCACATCAGACATCCGCTGCTATCTAGAACAAGTGCCAATGATACCATTAAAGGCTTGATCAGCAGTAATCATATCTTGTTGATCTAGAAGTTCACTAATTGTGGAAAAGTGTTCTTAAACAGGGTTCTATTGCATCGCACTAGCAATAGAGTATGAGGTTCAATTCACATTCAAACAGTGCTATTACAAGTTTCATATTCATATGgacaaagaaaatttagtgtaAATGGATTATGCTGCAGGTTACAACAGATGTAAATAATACTTCAAAGGAACTAAGGACTAAGGAACAATATTAAGGACAGCCATTTTTCAGAGTGACTGATAGGATACATAAAGTAAAACCTATAAACTGAACCCTGAAACATAAAAGGTACAACTGATGGGATACTCAAAATCTTGCGCAGTGAGTGGGTGGTGAACATTCAATTACTTTCACACCTGTGGAGTACAATATATGGAACTGAAGGAAACAATTCCATAGATAGTGCTAGTAGACTTGGCCAAATGGTGCATATAGAAGCGATCCAGCGAAGGCCCCCCATTACTAAATTGTTAACCTGTACAGATTACAGGTAATCTGATCAAATTGTTCAATACCATTTGGCTGGGTCTATGGCAACAAAGGTGGGACAATCAGGGAGGATTCTAATGGATCAATCGGTAGCCCTGATCCTAAGACAACTCAAGCAGTACCAAAAAAAGTTCTTGAATCAGCAGACTAGGAGGCAGTGTTTAGTGTTTACTTAAGCATTAGAAATCGTGTAGGTCCATCATGTTAAGGCAAAGAGAACTGATCCCATCTCTGTAGAACGCAAAAAGGTCGGCTTTGCGCTTCCCATTGATTCAAAGTTTGATATGTCTATACTGTTCATACCTTTTCAAATATGTCGGACTGGAAATATACGTAGATATTGCCTGAAGTAATGCCTGATATGGCAGTCATAACAATTAACACCCGATAATTGGTTCGACATGCTATATGTTACTGCAGAGGAAATTTGTACATGTACATGGCCGATTACTCAGCAACCAACCAATCAATATGAACTAACCGATTGATCTGAGCTACATTAAGAGAAAAGATGACACAGTAGAGCGATCAGGCGACGAAATTACTAGAGCAACAGAAAGGGAAATGGGTAAAGCAGGACGACTTACGATGTCGAGCACTTGCAGTAGTGCGCGGATGTTGGCCTCGTCCATGGCGTGGACGTGCTGCTCGACCCAGCTCCCCAGCACCAGGTCCAGCTCCAGGAATCCCCTCTGCTTGCTCCGGTACACCAGCCTGCACAGCAGAGCACAGCACAGCCCACCCGTACTCACGTCAAGAGAGGGAAAGTATCAAATCCCAACCAAGACCCGCTGTCAGATACCCAGGGATTGATCGGCAGATCGGGGAGGACGCACCTGTtgacgaggcggcggcggctctcgTCGGAGGAGAGGTccacggcggtggcggcgttcTGCTGGGACGCTGTGGTGGCGAAGGcggagaggaggcggtgggCGGAGGAGGCGGGGAGGGGGGACGAGGGCGAAGGGAGGACGCGGCGGAGGTGGAGCGCGCGGCGGAGGAGCGCGGCCGCCATGGCTGCCGCGGCTGTCGTGAGgatagaggagagggagagatcgCTGGGAAAGAGAGGACGACGTGGCTGACTGGTGGCCCCGCACCGCGGCCACTTTATTGGGTCCGGTTGGGTTGGTCCGGAGAACGTGGAAGCGTGGCACGGCCTGGGCCGGACGAGTGCGTGCGTGCGTCGTCTTCTTTCATGCGCTTGCTGACAGAGGAAGCGGATTCTGTGTGAATAGTTTTCCCACAGAAGGCTGGCTGAATTCTCTCTATCTAAATGCGGTCGCATTCGGTGCTGCCAGGCTGCTCCATGTCATCATCAAAATATCAACCATCGGATCTCTCCATTGAGGAAAACTACCCATCAAATATCTATCTTCTCTCTCACCTGTCCCCCTCGCTATTTCCAGCGATCTCTCTCGATCCTAATCCCTCCTCGCTCGCCCTCTCCGAGCACAATGGATAGGCCTCCGTGTGACTCTGGCCTTTGCGCACCTTGCCACCGCTACTGTGCCGCCTCTACTCCGTGCATACTCACCGCTGCGATGAGGAACGTCAGGTACGTTGGCAAGTGCCGCCTCTCTACTGTCATCGCAATGCCGGCGCAGCAGAGGTAGCACAGCCAGAGTCAGAGGACAGCGATGCCTTTTTTGGGGCCGTAGTCAACGCCTCCCATGATGAAGAATGTCAGGTACATCGACAAGCACCACCTCTCTGCCACCATCTCCCACCTCGACTAGGAGCTCTAGACGCTCCAGGTCCATTTCCATGCAACTTCTCTTCCCTTCCCATGGATGGATCCGTCCTTAGCATATGCTTTTTGATGCTGAATCAAGAACCGACTAGATTCCACATGGGGAGGAGGGGTCATCATCCTAGACTGTTGTTGGCATTGAACAAATGCGATCCAGATCTTGCCTTGTGCATGCTTTCAGATAGAATCGAGAATTCAATTTGTCCTTGTGCATCTTATATCGCCATTGGATTACTCATGCATGTTGCCTCCGTATAAGGGGAAAAATCGTTTCTTTTCTCTTTAGGTTGATGTGTTCTTAGTTCAGAAATGAATGAATGTCCATCTCATCTCTTGCTATCTGGTGGTGTAAAAATGGAGGACCCGGACCAACAGTGAGGAAAAATACTTTACCTATATTTAGCTAGCTATGATGATAGCAAAAAAATGCCATTCGCAGCAACATCATAGGAAGCAGTAGGGTTGTGATGTTCGTTGGGAATGCATCTTAGCCATTCTATATGACAATTTGCATGTATCGTGATCGACGAATGGACAACTTGAGCCATGAGCAAAATGGGATCCTGCAcaataattgcaaattcttcAAATATGTTCTCATCGATCCTCACTGAACTAAAATTACTCTATTggaaagaaaatatttaaagaaattGTAGCTCTTTGTCATCATTTGTACCTATGCCCAGGCTACTATGTCTAAACAAACATCAAGCCTATTTTGCTGGTTGGAGAATCATCAGGAACTTGTTAGTGAAGCTTCTTTCCTTCTAGAAAAACTTGTTATTGGGGCTTATAGCTAGTAGTTATGATTTCTCACTCTATTGCTTGATCTATCAGTATCTATCTCTGCAAGGGTGaactaattaattatttttagtcATCTTGCAACTCTCTGTTACCAGGAATAAACTAAGAGTGTTGTTCCAAAAATGAATAAAATACTAATCTCGAGATTTTGTTCAAAAGT from the Phragmites australis chromosome 19, lpPhrAust1.1, whole genome shotgun sequence genome contains:
- the LOC133900703 gene encoding succinate dehydrogenase assembly factor 2, mitochondrial-like, giving the protein MAAALLRRALHLRRVLPSPSSPLPASSAHRLLSAFATTASQQNAATAVDLSSDESRRRLVNRLVYRSKQRGFLELDLVLGSWVEQHVHAMDEANIRALLQVLDIENPDLWKWLTGQEQPPEDLNTNHVFAAIKSKITENLAKHASPETRSTPGQPWVRGWDDISKGKDGPKYGNQ